A portion of the Sabethes cyaneus chromosome 3, idSabCyanKW18_F2, whole genome shotgun sequence genome contains these proteins:
- the LOC128742776 gene encoding cytidine deaminase-like translates to MMNNNINGTVDGENIVEFDSLDFKVRELINAAIKVRHNAYCPYSNFAVGAALRATTGEIFTGCNVENGTFGPSVCAERTAICKAVSEGYREFEAIAVVGLQESQFTTPCGTCRQTLSEFCRKDIPVYVAKPAPARVMVTSLYKLLPHAFFPTFLNN, encoded by the exons ATGATGAACAATAACATTAACGGAACGGTGGACGGTGAAAATATCGTAGAATTCGATTCGCTTG ATTTCAAGGTACGAGAATTGATAAATGCTGCCATCAAAGTACGCCACAACGCGTACTGTCCGTACAGTAACTTCGCAGTGGGAGCAGCGCTGAGGGCTACCACCGGTGAAATCTTCACCGGATGCAACGTCGAAAATGGAACCTTCGGACCGAGTGTTTGTGCCGAGAGGACAGCTATTTGCAAGGCAGTCAGCGAGGGATATCGCGAGTTTGAAGCCATCGCCGTAGTGGGCTTACAGGAGAGCCAGTTCACAACTCCGTGCGGTACCTGCCGGCAGACGCTTTCCGAGTTTTGTCGCAAAGACATTCCGGTGTACGTGGCAAAACCGGCACCGGCCCGTGTGATGGTGACCTCGCTGTACAAACTGCTGCCGCATGCATTTTTCCCCACTTTTCTGAACAACTGA